A portion of the Acidihalobacter yilgarnensis genome contains these proteins:
- a CDS encoding lytic transglycosylase domain-containing protein, which yields MPESGHDPGMNLRFVSRTIIAVGLMAAGSLPMPAWSAPAPAPRWPTPQCVLTVARADKLNPWALLGIMQTEGGRPGQAVKDGNGTYDLGPMQVNTLWMPKLARIGITRAEVQNDGCINLAVAAAILKNYLSQAHGNLARAIGWYHSHTRRLAAGYQLKVAASIRDLAGLHSPR from the coding sequence ATGCCCGAATCGGGACATGATCCGGGCATGAACCTTCGTTTCGTGAGCAGGACGATCATCGCGGTCGGCCTAATGGCCGCCGGCAGTCTGCCGATGCCCGCGTGGAGCGCTCCGGCGCCCGCGCCGCGCTGGCCGACACCGCAATGCGTGTTGACGGTGGCCAGAGCCGACAAGCTCAACCCCTGGGCATTGCTCGGGATCATGCAAACGGAAGGCGGGCGGCCAGGGCAGGCGGTGAAGGACGGCAACGGCACCTACGATCTAGGCCCGATGCAGGTGAACACGCTCTGGATGCCGAAGCTGGCGCGGATTGGCATCACGCGGGCGGAGGTACAGAATGACGGCTGCATCAACCTCGCGGTGGCCGCCGCCATCCTGAAAAACTACTTGTCGCAGGCTCACGGCAATCTCGCCCGCGCGATCGGCTGGTATCACTCGCACACGCGCCGGCTGGCCGCCGGCTACCAGCTGAAAGTGGCCGCCTCGATACGCGATCTCGCGGGCTTGCACAGCCCAAGATAG
- a CDS encoding exonuclease domain-containing protein: MLFDTTFAVIDCEATGLDLEQDRPVEAAVALLHPDGRIEPTIDTLIDPQIPIVESPPCHLRAVIHD, from the coding sequence ATGCTGTTCGACACCACTTTCGCTGTCATCGATTGCGAGGCCACCGGGCTTGATCTGGAACAAGATCGGCCCGTCGAGGCCGCGGTTGCCCTGCTGCATCCCGACGGCCGCATAGAGCCCACGATCGATACCCTGATCGACCCGCAGATCCCGATTGTCGAGTCGCCGCCTTGCCACCTTCGCGCAGTCATCCATGACTGA
- the iscB gene encoding RNA-guided endonuclease IscB yields the protein MNRVFVLSRTRTPLMPCHPARARKLLRHGRAAVFRRQPFTIILSDREAGEIQPVVFKADPGSKTTGLALVAEFQRGRQVVWAANLTHRGHRIKAALTDRRMFRRGRRGRHCRYRPARFDNRTRKAGWLPPSLMSRVNNVSAWYSRLLDRTPITAAQVETVRFDTQAMQTPGISGVQYQQGTLAGYEVREYLLEKWCRRCAYCGAENVPLEIDHIHPKSRGGSERISNLTLACVPCNQAKSNRPVEDFLARDLKRLARIKAQAKAPLKDAAAVNATRYAIGDTLKTFGLPVSFWSGGRTKFNRTAQGYAKAHWIDAACVGEEGSDVKVPYGFQPLIIQATGRGRRRVRGNDRYGFPRGKPRTQKRVYGFQTGDLAELKCLAGKSAGAHVGRIKSIRSRGWFVLDKHDRPAREFRLLQRADGYAYTAATA from the coding sequence ATGAACCGAGTATTTGTATTGAGCCGTACCCGCACGCCGCTTATGCCCTGCCATCCAGCACGAGCAAGAAAGCTGTTGCGCCACGGCCGCGCGGCTGTTTTTCGGCGGCAACCGTTTACCATCATCTTGTCGGATCGAGAGGCCGGTGAGATCCAGCCCGTGGTCTTCAAGGCCGACCCTGGCAGCAAGACCACTGGACTGGCGCTGGTAGCCGAGTTCCAACGGGGTCGGCAGGTCGTATGGGCGGCCAACCTCACCCACCGCGGGCATCGCATCAAGGCGGCCCTGACCGACCGACGGATGTTCCGCAGGGGGCGCCGTGGTCGTCATTGCCGATATCGCCCGGCACGTTTTGACAACCGCACGCGCAAAGCGGGCTGGTTGCCGCCCTCGCTCATGTCACGGGTCAACAACGTGAGCGCCTGGTACAGTCGTTTGCTCGACCGGACGCCAATCACCGCGGCCCAGGTCGAAACCGTGCGCTTCGATACCCAGGCGATGCAGACCCCAGGCATCTCCGGCGTCCAGTACCAGCAAGGCACGCTTGCCGGTTACGAGGTGCGCGAATATCTGCTGGAGAAATGGTGTCGGCGGTGCGCCTACTGCGGGGCAGAAAACGTACCGCTCGAAATCGACCACATCCACCCCAAAAGCCGAGGTGGCTCCGAACGCATCAGCAATCTCACGCTGGCCTGCGTGCCATGCAACCAGGCAAAGAGCAACCGGCCCGTAGAGGATTTTCTGGCCCGAGATCTTAAGCGTCTCGCCCGAATCAAGGCGCAAGCCAAAGCGCCGCTCAAGGACGCCGCGGCCGTCAATGCCACACGCTACGCCATCGGCGACACCCTCAAGACATTCGGCCTGCCGGTGTCGTTCTGGTCGGGTGGCCGCACCAAGTTCAACCGCACAGCGCAGGGTTACGCCAAGGCGCACTGGATCGATGCGGCCTGCGTGGGCGAGGAAGGCAGCGACGTGAAGGTCCCTTACGGCTTCCAGCCTTTGATCATCCAGGCCACGGGCCGAGGCCGACGCCGGGTGCGGGGTAACGATCGGTATGGCTTCCCGCGTGGGAAACCGCGCACGCAAAAGCGCGTCTACGGGTTCCAGACCGGCGATCTGGCCGAGCTGAAATGTCTCGCTGGAAAATCGGCTGGCGCGCACGTCGGGCGCATCAAAAGCATCCGCAGTCGCGGTTGGTTCGTGCTGGACAAGCATGACCGCCCGGCGCGGGAGTTTCGTCTGCTGCAACGGGCGGACGGCTACGCTTACACGGCGGCGACGGCATGA
- a CDS encoding AbrB/MazE/SpoVT family DNA-binding domain-containing protein gives MTTATITSKGQITIPADVRHALAVDAGDRVEFVQIEPGQFLFVAANRSVTELKGMFGKPVKTVSIADMNAAIASRGKSAR, from the coding sequence ATGACTACCGCTACCATCACTTCCAAAGGCCAGATCACGATTCCAGCCGATGTGCGCCATGCGCTCGCCGTCGACGCCGGGGACCGGGTGGAGTTCGTCCAGATTGAACCTGGGCAGTTCCTGTTCGTGGCGGCGAATCGGTCTGTAACGGAGCTCAAGGGCATGTTCGGCAAGCCGGTCAAGACCGTGTCCATCGCGGACATGAACGCTGCCATTGCATCTCGCGGAAAATCGGCGCGATGA
- a CDS encoding DUF4400 domain-containing protein, which translates to MAGGGNKGGGFDRKRKLVGIWLVSWIAIVLFAPLPWLEVLQHAQETATGGEMGLGTVAFFDHMALHATRAIYASTGLANIYQQATGFFRERLESGYMGLYLFMWRLFFFMGVAILFSPVLAGALFDGMIARRILQWRYEYTSTARHTMARSTVLWAIDLALLLVALPIPLPPAVVISGYLLVAISLRWWAASMQKRI; encoded by the coding sequence ATGGCCGGCGGCGGGAACAAGGGCGGCGGCTTCGATCGCAAGCGCAAGCTGGTGGGCATCTGGCTGGTATCCTGGATCGCCATCGTGCTGTTCGCCCCGCTGCCCTGGTTGGAGGTACTGCAACACGCGCAGGAAACGGCCACGGGCGGCGAGATGGGTCTGGGCACGGTGGCGTTTTTCGATCATATGGCGTTGCACGCCACCCGTGCGATCTATGCGTCCACGGGGCTGGCGAACATCTACCAACAGGCGACCGGGTTTTTCCGGGAGCGTCTTGAGTCCGGCTACATGGGGCTCTATCTGTTCATGTGGCGGCTGTTTTTTTTCATGGGCGTGGCGATATTGTTTTCGCCGGTGCTGGCCGGAGCACTGTTCGACGGCATGATCGCGCGTCGGATATTGCAGTGGCGGTACGAATACACCTCGACGGCCCGGCATACGATGGCGCGCAGCACGGTGCTGTGGGCAATCGACCTTGCCCTGCTGTTGGTGGCGCTGCCGATCCCGTTGCCGCCCGCGGTCGTCATAAGCGGTTATCTGCTGGTGGCGATCAGTCTCAGGTGGTGGGCGGCGTCGATGCAGAAGCGGATTTGA
- the traD gene encoding conjugative transfer system coupling protein TraD (Members of this protein family are the putative conjugative coupling factor, TraD, as the term is used for the SXT and TOL plasmid systems.) — MNNDTLSYEPPFRAPYEYKAAVGWVVSGLGTLGMTVATRLPATLGLSIACGSFGMAGYRYWKGRPFEIARNRLKQIDSLWFMPRSRANQWYAWARAQHSTWLGEGFEITPTTAEKIRFVAARGLGETLNLKQRDGRESAGWVQQIEAPKPVLLNDRMMDGHVLIVGSTGKGKTRLFDHFLTQAILRGEPVIAFDPKGDHDLEDLMRDTYARLGVPEKFAAFRASRPETSVRLDPLANWSRSTEVASRVTALVEADGTFKAFVWRVLNNLVQGELLAGRKPNLMSLRRLVEMGSAGLVLEVLKSWCAQYAQPEEYMGYVNNAKTKTGMEVQGYIEFYERVLSRRQGKGSGHSPEIDGLIQDFNHDKEHFSKMVVSLTPILTMLTTPPLDDLLSPVVTPGDTREITTIDKIVKQGRGLYVSLSSMSDPIIGAAIGSILLADTTALAGERYDSGDIGPTVNLLADEVAEISNEQLTQLLNKGRSAKFRTLIATQTLADLVVRLGGEPEALQQIGNLNNVIILGLQDPKTAEMLAKALPRYQARSVKRSFSQSIQPTPGDAWGGGYSEGLEQQEVDLVTPDLLMRLPPLHYIARFSDGRIVKARFPIVGEDRR, encoded by the coding sequence ATGAACAACGATACGCTGAGTTACGAACCGCCGTTCCGCGCACCCTATGAATACAAGGCGGCCGTCGGCTGGGTGGTTTCCGGCTTGGGCACGCTGGGAATGACGGTTGCAACCCGCTTGCCAGCCACGCTGGGGCTGAGCATTGCCTGCGGGTCGTTCGGCATGGCCGGATACCGATACTGGAAAGGGCGCCCCTTCGAAATCGCGAGAAACCGCCTCAAGCAGATCGACTCGCTGTGGTTCATGCCAAGATCGCGGGCCAACCAATGGTACGCCTGGGCCAGGGCGCAGCACTCGACCTGGCTGGGCGAAGGATTCGAGATCACGCCGACGACGGCCGAAAAGATCCGCTTTGTAGCCGCCAGAGGACTGGGCGAAACGCTGAATCTCAAACAACGCGATGGGCGCGAAAGCGCCGGGTGGGTACAGCAGATCGAAGCGCCGAAGCCGGTCCTGCTGAACGACCGCATGATGGACGGGCATGTGCTCATCGTGGGCTCGACGGGCAAGGGCAAAACCCGGCTATTCGACCATTTTCTGACGCAGGCGATACTACGCGGAGAACCGGTCATCGCGTTCGATCCGAAGGGCGACCATGATCTCGAAGACCTGATGCGCGATACCTATGCGAGATTGGGTGTACCCGAGAAGTTCGCGGCGTTCCGGGCTTCCCGTCCGGAGACCTCGGTGCGTCTTGACCCGCTGGCGAACTGGAGTCGCTCGACAGAGGTGGCCTCGCGAGTCACCGCGCTGGTCGAGGCGGACGGCACGTTCAAGGCCTTCGTCTGGCGAGTCCTGAACAACCTGGTGCAGGGCGAGCTGCTGGCGGGTCGCAAACCCAACCTGATGTCCCTGCGCCGTCTGGTGGAAATGGGTTCTGCGGGCCTGGTGCTCGAGGTGCTCAAGTCCTGGTGCGCCCAATACGCCCAGCCCGAGGAATACATGGGCTACGTGAACAATGCGAAGACCAAGACCGGCATGGAGGTACAGGGATACATCGAGTTTTACGAGCGCGTGCTGAGCAGACGGCAGGGCAAGGGCAGTGGGCATTCCCCCGAAATCGATGGCTTGATCCAGGACTTCAATCACGACAAGGAACATTTCAGCAAGATGGTGGTGTCGTTGACGCCGATCCTGACCATGCTGACCACGCCGCCGCTGGATGACTTGCTGTCGCCCGTGGTGACGCCTGGCGATACCCGCGAGATCACCACAATCGACAAGATCGTGAAGCAGGGACGCGGTCTCTATGTGTCGTTGTCCTCGATGTCGGACCCCATTATCGGCGCGGCGATCGGCTCGATTCTGTTGGCCGACACGACGGCGCTTGCCGGTGAGCGTTACGACAGCGGGGACATCGGTCCGACGGTCAACCTCCTAGCGGACGAAGTGGCCGAGATCAGCAACGAGCAGCTGACGCAGCTGCTCAACAAGGGACGCAGCGCGAAATTTAGGACGCTGATCGCGACGCAGACCTTGGCCGATCTGGTGGTTCGTCTGGGCGGAGAACCGGAAGCCCTGCAGCAGATCGGCAACCTCAACAACGTCATCATTCTGGGCTTGCAGGACCCGAAGACTGCCGAGATGCTGGCCAAGGCGCTGCCGCGCTATCAAGCGCGCTCGGTCAAGCGCAGCTTCTCTCAGTCGATACAGCCGACGCCCGGGGATGCCTGGGGCGGCGGCTACAGCGAAGGGCTGGAGCAACAAGAGGTGGACCTTGTGACGCCGGACCTGCTGATGCGTCTGCCGCCGCTGCACTACATCGCGCGTTTTTCGGACGGGCGGATCGTCAAGGCCCGTTTTCCCATCGTGGGCGAGGACAGGCGCTGA
- the mobH gene encoding MobH family relaxase encodes MSNISLETDITEPPRWPPVEQGIPAISEHKLLATQRELLIALEQGVGESPDVWVRHYQPVIRRYARWIHLLPASREHHHYGAGGLLRHGLEAALAAAGLYDRRVVGLEVPSADRKRYQQGMRWAAVIGAMLHDCAKPLTDVDVVGDRSGDLWNPVKGSLTAWLAAGKERRYRLRWRSGREDRHKLGAAVMLPRLAGADEMAWLCEICGQDALLQLVDAVTTGATQGLLPEIILEADRISVAQDLARRGQMNEDHRIPGVAAESHILDAARSLLRTGEWKPGGKVCLRTHDDHVLLAWPKALRDIGNWLSNHRIPGVMRQPDAILNVLLDTGTAKAGPDEAPTWRYRLPEGLTIAGVRLKPGALEVEGERVAGEWLGDEKPTGEAVESTNTLAPQAADQAREPAAPDTSAGGEKPHQTAQAPEAKSFRERVLECPAAEAVFGDLASGVKASTLLVFAEDAVYLRYPEAFAGYGMTPLQVAKDLVEGGLAESEGKKIAHDIEGGKGVRLSGFGPVYARSAARDWLAEWIGHQTEDVRDIKAQRYVPVVLFESWGRLFEGEGAIVDWLESEGLIVTGVLDNGKQKDKRYARLQSSAKAKKS; translated from the coding sequence ATGTCGAATATCTCCCTTGAAACGGATATCACAGAGCCGCCGCGCTGGCCGCCGGTGGAGCAGGGCATTCCTGCAATATCGGAGCACAAATTACTGGCGACGCAGCGTGAGCTGCTGATCGCACTGGAGCAGGGGGTGGGCGAATCGCCGGACGTATGGGTTCGCCACTACCAGCCGGTCATTCGTCGCTATGCCCGCTGGATACATCTGTTGCCGGCCTCGCGCGAACATCATCATTACGGCGCAGGCGGATTGCTGCGGCACGGCCTCGAGGCGGCCCTGGCGGCGGCCGGGCTTTACGATCGCCGAGTGGTGGGCCTGGAAGTGCCGTCCGCGGACCGCAAACGTTACCAGCAAGGCATGCGATGGGCAGCGGTTATCGGGGCGATGCTGCACGATTGCGCGAAGCCCTTGACGGACGTGGATGTGGTGGGCGACCGCTCGGGCGATCTTTGGAATCCGGTCAAGGGCAGCCTGACTGCGTGGCTCGCGGCTGGGAAGGAACGGCGGTACCGCTTGCGCTGGCGGTCTGGACGTGAGGATCGCCATAAGCTGGGTGCCGCCGTCATGTTGCCGAGGCTGGCCGGCGCGGACGAGATGGCCTGGTTGTGCGAAATCTGCGGACAGGACGCCTTGCTACAACTGGTGGACGCGGTGACGACAGGTGCAACCCAGGGGTTGTTGCCGGAAATCATTCTCGAAGCCGATAGGATATCGGTGGCGCAGGACCTTGCCCGTCGCGGGCAGATGAACGAAGACCACCGGATACCCGGCGTCGCGGCCGAATCGCACATTCTGGATGCCGCGCGGAGTCTGCTGCGTACCGGCGAATGGAAACCCGGCGGCAAGGTGTGCCTGCGTACCCATGACGATCATGTGCTGCTGGCTTGGCCCAAGGCGTTGCGCGATATCGGAAACTGGCTGTCGAATCACCGGATACCGGGCGTCATGCGTCAGCCGGACGCCATTCTCAATGTGCTCCTGGACACGGGTACGGCCAAGGCGGGACCTGACGAGGCGCCTACCTGGCGGTATCGGTTGCCGGAAGGATTGACCATCGCGGGCGTCAGGCTCAAGCCGGGCGCGCTAGAAGTGGAAGGCGAGCGCGTTGCCGGCGAATGGCTGGGCGACGAGAAGCCTACAGGCGAGGCGGTCGAGTCCACCAATACTCTGGCGCCGCAGGCGGCCGACCAGGCCCGCGAACCCGCCGCGCCGGATACGTCGGCAGGAGGGGAGAAGCCGCACCAGACGGCGCAGGCGCCGGAGGCCAAAAGCTTCCGCGAGCGGGTGCTTGAATGCCCGGCGGCGGAAGCCGTATTCGGAGACCTTGCCAGCGGGGTGAAGGCTTCAACGCTCTTAGTGTTTGCCGAAGACGCGGTCTATCTGCGCTATCCGGAAGCCTTTGCCGGCTACGGCATGACGCCGCTGCAAGTCGCCAAGGATCTGGTCGAAGGGGGCCTTGCCGAATCCGAAGGCAAGAAAATCGCACACGACATCGAGGGCGGCAAAGGCGTGCGTCTGTCCGGCTTCGGCCCCGTGTACGCGCGTAGTGCGGCTCGCGACTGGCTGGCCGAATGGATAGGTCATCAAACGGAGGATGTTCGGGACATCAAGGCGCAACGCTACGTTCCGGTCGTCTTGTTCGAGTCCTGGGGGCGTTTGTTCGAAGGCGAGGGCGCTATCGTCGATTGGCTGGAATCCGAAGGTTTGATCGTGACGGGCGTGCTGGATAACGGCAAGCAGAAGGACAAGCGCTACGCGCGTCTTCAATCATCCGCGAAGGCGAAAAAATCATGA
- a CDS encoding zinc ribbon domain-containing protein, with protein sequence MLSVRFEAGRQLYNAVLGEALRRLDLMKQSRVWQAARKMTKGKPGSPEQKARATEFSLITKAIGFTDYDLQAYATQCKNACWIGEHLDAHATRKIGTRAFKAAQRYQFRTGGRPRFKPKWKSLASMEGKSNATGLRWRNDHLEWNGLKLKAIYDCKDTHGVQAFALQNSVKYCRLVRRILNGKTRWFVQLILAGVPKWKDKKTVRPGKSAIDIGPSTIAAVSDTDAFLTQFCANVPNLQKAIRRIQRAMDRSKRGSNPDNYNKDGTIKKSANGRRLQWVFTNGYLRLRAQRRELHRLLAAYRRSEHGRLANHVIALGDTVMAEKLSYKAFQRMFGKSVRDRAPGEFMEHLRRKAASAGGEIIEFPTRTTKLSQSCQCGTVVKKPLSKRWHDCACGVRAQRDLYSAYLALHVLEDGGVWKLDTESARKGWCAVESLLGKAVSGAVQAAKGGPLPASFGIRARDRRC encoded by the coding sequence ATGCTCAGCGTGCGTTTTGAGGCGGGCCGACAGCTCTATAACGCGGTGCTGGGCGAGGCGCTACGGCGACTGGATCTCATGAAGCAATCCAGGGTCTGGCAAGCGGCTCGGAAGATGACCAAAGGAAAGCCGGGTTCCCCCGAACAAAAAGCACGCGCCACCGAGTTTTCGCTGATCACCAAAGCGATTGGCTTTACGGATTACGACCTGCAAGCCTATGCCACGCAGTGCAAGAATGCTTGCTGGATTGGAGAACATCTGGATGCCCACGCCACCCGGAAAATCGGCACACGGGCATTCAAGGCTGCACAACGCTATCAGTTCCGCACGGGTGGCCGACCCCGCTTCAAACCCAAGTGGAAGTCGCTGGCGTCCATGGAGGGCAAGAGCAACGCGACCGGCCTGCGCTGGCGCAACGATCATCTGGAATGGAACGGACTCAAACTCAAGGCAATTTACGACTGTAAAGATACACACGGTGTCCAGGCATTTGCCCTGCAAAACTCGGTCAAATACTGCCGCCTGGTACGACGGATACTGAATGGCAAGACCCGCTGGTTCGTGCAGTTGATCCTTGCTGGAGTTCCAAAGTGGAAAGATAAAAAAACCGTACGCCCAGGGAAAAGTGCCATCGACATCGGCCCGTCCACCATCGCCGCCGTCAGCGATACAGACGCCTTTCTGACGCAGTTCTGCGCCAACGTGCCCAATCTGCAAAAAGCGATTCGCAGAATACAACGGGCCATGGATCGGTCGAAGCGTGGGTCGAATCCGGATAATTACAACAAGGACGGAACCATCAAAAAGTCGGCAAATGGCCGGCGTCTGCAATGGGTGTTCACCAACGGCTACCTGCGTCTGCGCGCCCAACGGCGAGAATTGCACCGATTGCTGGCCGCTTACCGGCGCTCGGAGCACGGCAGGCTGGCAAATCACGTTATCGCCTTGGGCGATACGGTCATGGCCGAAAAGTTAAGCTACAAAGCCTTTCAGCGGATGTTCGGCAAGAGTGTCCGCGACCGGGCGCCCGGAGAATTCATGGAGCACCTACGTCGCAAGGCTGCAAGCGCCGGCGGCGAGATAATCGAATTTCCGACCCGGACCACGAAACTCTCGCAAAGCTGTCAATGCGGGACTGTGGTGAAGAAACCGTTGAGCAAGCGCTGGCACGATTGCGCGTGCGGCGTGCGTGCGCAGCGGGATTTGTATAGTGCGTATCTGGCGCTGCATGTCCTTGAGGACGGTGGCGTTTGGAAACTGGACACCGAATCAGCCCGCAAGGGTTGGTGCGCTGTGGAATCGCTGCTGGGGAAAGCGGTGTCCGGTGCTGTTCAAGCGGCGAAGGGCGGGCCATTGCCCGCCAGCTTTGGCATTCGTGCCAGAGACAGACGGTGTTAG
- the tnpA gene encoding IS200/IS605 family transposase has translation MSEYKVTYKSNRNVVFSCMYHVVWCPKYRRDVLVNGADARLKWIIQQVCSETDSEILEMEVMPDHVHLLVEVDPQFGVHHLVKLIKGRSSRLLRQEFRWCRTRLPSLWTNSYFVSTVGGAPLEIVKQYIEQQKHV, from the coding sequence ATGTCAGAATACAAGGTTACCTATAAATCGAATCGAAACGTGGTTTTTTCTTGTATGTACCACGTTGTATGGTGCCCGAAGTACCGACGAGACGTGCTGGTGAACGGCGCTGATGCGCGACTCAAGTGGATTATACAGCAGGTGTGTTCCGAGACGGACAGCGAGATACTGGAGATGGAAGTCATGCCAGACCATGTGCATCTGCTGGTCGAAGTAGACCCGCAGTTTGGGGTGCATCATCTGGTTAAATTGATCAAGGGTCGCTCTTCGCGCCTGCTGCGCCAGGAGTTTCGCTGGTGCCGTACCCGGCTGCCCAGCCTCTGGACCAACAGTTATTTCGTTTCCACCGTAGGTGGTGCACCGCTGGAAATCGTCAAACAGTACATCGAGCAGCAAAAGCATGTCTAA
- a CDS encoding DNA methyltransferase has translation MPVHGAPFPAKLAEFFIKFLTVEGDLVADFMAGSLTVPVMAELLGRHWIASDLIWEYLAGGALRFPGAALTPQFQACGA, from the coding sequence CTGCCGGTTCACGGTGCGCCGTTTCCCGCTAAACTGGCCGAGTTTTTCATCAAGTTCCTGACGGTCGAGGGAGACCTGGTTGCGGACTTTATGGCCGGGTCGCTGACGGTGCCCGTCATGGCCGAATTGCTGGGGCGTCACTGGATCGCCTCTGATTTGATTTGGGAATATCTAGCCGGCGGCGCCCTGCGTTTTCCGGGGGCAGCACTGACCCCGCAATTTCAAGCATGCGGAGCCTAA
- a CDS encoding IS630 family transposase: MKNDGRTLTRETLEAMRFMALERMVEGESPAAVSASFGMHRTWAYKVRLKARGRGQGKRALQLRRAPGRRRKLTDAQGRQVFRWVNGKNPRQYGFDFGLWTRQIVRELIAQRLGVSLSLASVGALLARVGLTAQKPLQRAYQRDPDAIERWQRETYPAIARQAKRDKADIYFWDESGFRADSVHGKTWGAKGHTPVVSVPGQRQGISAASAVSAKGAFWFATYKGGLNGDLFVTFLQRLMRGRRKPLHLILDNLPAHKTRAVKTYVAKSKGKLTLHFLPGYAPELNPDELVWSHAKRTGNARRPLRAGERLEDRIQFQLANMAAQPNLIRSFFRHPSVAYITDC; encoded by the coding sequence ATGAAGAACGATGGACGGACATTGACCCGCGAGACGCTGGAAGCGATGCGCTTCATGGCGCTGGAGCGGATGGTGGAAGGCGAATCGCCGGCAGCGGTCTCGGCGTCGTTCGGGATGCACCGGACTTGGGCGTACAAGGTACGGCTGAAGGCGCGCGGGCGCGGCCAAGGCAAGCGGGCCCTGCAGTTGCGGCGGGCCCCCGGGCGGCGCCGGAAGTTGACCGATGCCCAAGGACGGCAAGTGTTCCGGTGGGTCAACGGCAAGAACCCGCGGCAGTATGGCTTCGACTTCGGTTTATGGACACGCCAGATCGTGCGCGAACTGATCGCACAGCGATTGGGCGTTTCGCTGAGCTTGGCCTCAGTGGGCGCGTTGCTGGCGCGGGTCGGCTTGACTGCGCAAAAGCCACTCCAGCGTGCGTATCAGAGGGACCCTGACGCGATCGAGCGCTGGCAACGGGAAACCTATCCGGCGATTGCCCGCCAAGCCAAGCGGGACAAGGCCGATATCTATTTTTGGGACGAGTCAGGTTTTCGTGCCGACTCGGTGCATGGCAAGACATGGGGCGCCAAAGGACACACGCCGGTCGTCTCGGTGCCCGGACAGCGTCAAGGGATCAGTGCCGCCTCGGCGGTCAGTGCCAAGGGGGCGTTCTGGTTCGCGACTTACAAAGGCGGCTTGAACGGCGACCTGTTCGTGACCTTCCTACAGCGCCTGATGCGCGGCCGACGCAAGCCGTTGCATCTGATCCTCGATAATCTGCCTGCGCACAAGACCCGCGCCGTCAAAACGTATGTCGCCAAGTCAAAGGGCAAGTTGACGTTGCACTTCCTGCCCGGCTATGCCCCCGAACTCAATCCCGACGAGCTGGTCTGGAGCCACGCCAAGCGCACGGGCAATGCCCGCCGGCCGTTGCGGGCCGGAGAGCGTCTGGAAGATCGCATCCAGTTTCAACTCGCCAACATGGCCGCACAGCCGAATCTGATCCGCTCGTTCTTCAGGCACCCAAGTGTTGCCTATATTACTGACTGCTGA
- a CDS encoding type II toxin-antitoxin system Phd/YefM family antitoxin, translating to MQEQVSKSQFKAKALEMFRQVESSGKAVVVTDHGKPTIEVRPYRDTTRSPLEQLKGSVVEYVDPFEPVGDDDWNALA from the coding sequence ATGCAAGAGCAGGTATCGAAGTCGCAGTTCAAAGCGAAGGCCTTGGAGATGTTCCGCCAGGTAGAGTCCAGCGGTAAAGCGGTGGTGGTCACTGATCACGGCAAACCAACCATTGAAGTTCGCCCATATCGCGACACGACTCGGAGCCCGCTGGAGCAGCTGAAGGGCAGCGTCGTTGAGTATGTCGATCCTTTCGAGCCGGTGGGCGATGACGACTGGAATGCCCTCGCATGA
- a CDS encoding type II toxin-antitoxin system VapC family toxin, translating into MIVLDTHALLWWVSGDKQLSTKAQKAIENEQRGNGQVIVSAITAWEIAMLASKGQLVLSKDVDDWLATVDAIEVVEFAPVTQELAVQSVRLPGDFHPDPADRMIVALARHLSASLVTADSKIRAYRHVKTIW; encoded by the coding sequence ATGATCGTACTGGATACGCATGCCTTGCTCTGGTGGGTGAGCGGCGATAAGCAGCTCTCCACGAAGGCGCAAAAGGCCATCGAAAATGAGCAGAGGGGAAATGGCCAGGTAATCGTTTCCGCGATCACCGCTTGGGAGATTGCCATGCTCGCATCCAAGGGGCAGCTGGTGCTGTCGAAAGATGTTGATGACTGGCTGGCGACCGTGGACGCTATCGAGGTCGTGGAGTTTGCCCCGGTGACTCAGGAGCTGGCCGTTCAGTCGGTACGCCTACCCGGCGACTTTCATCCCGACCCGGCGGATCGGATGATCGTCGCATTGGCTCGACACCTATCGGCTTCGCTTGTGACAGCAGACTCAAAAATCCGCGCCTATCGTCACGTTAAGACGATTTGGTAA